The Mytilus galloprovincialis chromosome 3, xbMytGall1.hap1.1, whole genome shotgun sequence genomic interval TAACCTATTTCTATGTTCAAGTTTTCATAGACATCCACTTCTTTACGAAACTGGATTCTACATAAACCCACATACCCTAAAGTCTGTGAGTATTAAACATTGGTTCAGGCTTgaagatattttataaattatgaagAAAATAGATAtccaaaataatattttcatgaaattagGGGAAAAAACACATATATGTAAAATATGTTGCATGTATCTTGAAATGAGCttcatcatttggtctctgattgagacttgtctcattggcaattataccacatcttattattctTATATTTAGTTCTAGAAATAAATGTAGTCTTTTAGTTCTAGAAATAAATGTAGTCTGAGTCCGTAATTTGTTTTTTGCACAGACTCTGACAGTCTTAACAGTAGTCTCCAACTATGGTCTGAATCATATAGTGTCAATTTTAGACTACTTTCAATCAGACAAGGTAATCATAGTGAAacatgtaatcatggtaatagggATTACATTTCTCTGATGTTTATAAATTTCTGCACATGCAGCAGATGGATCAATGGATAGATGGATGGCTGTTTTTAACATTCATATGCAATGCAAAATGCATATTAAGGCAGATGACTGAAAATATGATATGGCATGTATGACTATAAACCCTGCGTTGAAAATACTGACACGCTCAGTGCGACCATGGAAGTACTATATTAATGCTAATTAATcagtcatttattttcattttactcCCATGGTGCGACTGTTTATAATGTGCTAGTTACAAGGTAAcagtatgaacatgatgaaggaaTACATATCAATTTACCAAGACACATAACTTTGACTCCAAGCCAAACAGTCTGCTGTTCTTTCTACTTAATTCTACATGTTTTCTAATGGCTTTAATAGCGGCTAGTACCATTTTTCAAAGTCTTTAATTTGATATAGCCAGGGTTCTAACCTCTAACATCCAACACATGAGGCCAACAAACTACCATAAAACACAGAGCTAGTTCTAATTATAGCATGAGGgcatcaaacaaacaaaatataaaggcCTTTAAAGACTTAAAAATTTGCATGAGCACAAGATTTGTTTCAAAATTACCACTGCTATGACTATACCATGTATAACAACCTGCAACCAACCCCTTACCAGAGCCCAGTTAGCTAAATAATTTCTCTGTCAACTTCAGCTTAAAAAAGTGTATTTATCAGGCATGTTTGTCAGGGGGTTATACATGTAACCtgagagcacgaatttcattacaaaattgcttgtctcctcCGGGACTCGAACcggggacctctgtgttacaaggtagcgcgctaaccgactgagctaaagaagtacttccctaactcaaccgcttacggctgactaagtttCTACTAAGTTTTCTAAgagaagcaatcccgtcacacttcccccacctcaagagtcattatactctataatgatgatattttcatcttttttatatttatattttaacctgGTTAGGTAATTCTTCTAATCGTGGGTTATTATTGTTGGGCGccaatgtaaccggagagcacgaatttcattacaaaattgcttgtctccaccgggacttgAACCCagtacctctgtgttacaaggcagcgcgctaaccgactgagctaaagaagtacttcccaagctcaaccgcttacggctgactaagtttCTACTAagttttctaagggaagcaatcccgtcacataCATAAGAATGAAGAATCCCCGGCTGGTAGAATCTGtgtcaaaaatgattttttgaattATGGGAAAACAAATCAGAAAATTGTTTAGAACAAAGAATCAAAAAAAGGGTAGTATACATGGTAGAAgggtaattttgaaaaattatgtgtTGAACTGCAAACCAAACAAAAGCAATTTACCATGAAAGCAAAATGTTGTTAAATACTGTCCCCATTCGTTAATGGCTGAATGACTTGAAAGTGTTCCTGATATGGTTTTGCTGTTCGTTGATTTTAAGAAATAGGAAAATGTTAACAAAACCGAAAGGTGTCGAAATGTAAAATCTTTGACAACCATGTTTCGACATAAAGTTTTAAATATCTTTGTTGTAAGACATTAAGTATCATTTTACTATGTCATATTTTATAACAAGTCTCTGTCTTTTTATCACTTTGACAAATAGGGTGTGAAAATGTGTCTCCCAGTTTTCAGGATTTGCAGTCTGCTCTAAAACGTGTAATGTCGTAAAAATATGACATAAAAAGAAAGGAAACAGTTACAGGGATAGACAAAATTTGCTTGAAAACTGAAATATGTTTGATTGCGGTACATAACAAAAATTTGGTGCACTAAAAAGCGTAATGAAttggaaatttcaaaagaaaagtaATGTCATTAAATATCGTAAATCGGCGACTAGAGCGACCAATTTCTGGTGACAACAGAGTAAAGTGTTGAGATATGCAAACAGATTTCGGTCCACATTAGGTAAACAAACTGCTTTTATttgatacttttattaattgtgtattttatataaaatttatgaattaGTTTGAAAAATAGAGAATTATTCCTGATTTGTTAGGAACAAAATAAAAACCCAAGGTGCCCAATTCTACATTGATTCAACACTTCACCAAGTCATCATGTAAATACAGACGAAAATTagaagaaaacatgaaaagaGGGAGATGTTTTGTCAATTCAATTGAGTTAAATCTACCTTTTTCTATTCTGAAAGAGATAACATCAAAGAATGAACACGAAGATGTAAGAAACTGAAAATATCATACATTAATTTGCTGTGTAAAGTTGTATATCTGTATAATGAATCAAGACAACTCGTCCCAGGGGAATATCGCCCCACATCAAAACGCCCCATCTTTTCAACAACTCGTCCCACCTTTCAATAATCCCACCACTCTTGTTTACCAACACGCCCCTAATTAAAAATTTTGCCTCACACTGGTTAACCAACTTGCGCCACTGATGAAAAATGGTAATATCCCGTtaattaatatgaggcaggcataacctgtgaatggggactaagtctgtatgtattatttttttaattcaatcacgttgataaaagaaaccgaaataccgtacgtaacgttcccgattttgattctgttgttagggaattagctgtgacgttctttaagttatgacgtcatattcgatgtaaacaaaagaaacactttcatcaggtaacgttttttcatatcaaacaattatttaaattgaatttgtattgagatccaatcttatattttactagactgataaattatataaattttttcaaagtctcatgcacACAAGACAGATATCTGCGCAAAAGCGgagaaaaccggaacaggaagtaaatctgaaaaaaaaagttaacgattttgagttcattagtagaatgaaaaattcgggaaattttcccgattttttttttttttttttttttttcattaatttttctaccgttattggggacttcgtccccatataatacTACTGCAAATTCGTCCCGCTTATACTtgatatggggacgaagtctccTATTACGgcagaaaaatcaataaattttttttttcattctgctaatgaactcaaaatcgttaacttttttttcagatctacttccgtttccggtcttcTTCCGTTTcaggtcttgtttgcatgagactttgaataaaatgtatatttatcaaccatgtcaaaatatcaacaaatatacatgatataggaagGAACTCAACacccaatcatttttaataattgtttgatatgaaaaaaacgttacctggataacagcgtttctttgtttacattgaatatgacgtcataacttaaataacgtcacaactaaatcccacaacagaaccaatatcggaaacgttacggtatttccgtttcttttattaacatgtttgaattaaaaaaaaaatacagacttcgtccccattcacaggtaatgcctgcctcatattagttgAATTTACATTGTACCTGATAATTGCAGGTTTCAATTATGACAAcaattgattatacatgtatattcaagcAGTAAACTtaaacatgtgcatattaaaATAAGTACATAATTGGTGCTTCCAATGTTACACGTTGCTGCCATATTAAGTAGAAAATGCACATTTGCCATGTTTTGCTTTCAATCCAGTCTTAACAAATATATCCCTCTATACATGTAAAAGGATAATCATTATATACAGGTTTAATCACCATATGAAAGGTTTATTGAGGACATGCTGTTGTGGACTCTTTTACTAGTACAATACTTGTACATTAATTATATACGAGTATTGTTCAATGGCAATAAATACTGGTATACAAGTATTGTGGTCGCCAAGTTCAGTTGATCCCTCTTTTATTTGACAATTTGGTCCACTACTGGGATTTGTTATGTTATGctcaattttcatttttgtcaaacCTGCAACTTTTGTCGTAAAAGAAAGACATAGCGATTCTTCATTCCATTGTCAGCAGTGGCGTCAGTGAATATTTGCTCTGTGGTTaagatttatgaaattttaataactttcttaaagttaaactatcctggattcctaccaaacttggacagaaggttATTTATGATCAAACATGTCAAATCTAGTACAAAATGTATCTGAcagacaattttgtaaaaaaatatttcctgtgTTTTCCTTTATTGACTATTGAATGGAcgtagtttttcttccagttacagaagcttcttacaacatttgtacaaTCAAAAGATAATATCTGAAGGACAAATTTTAATAATCTTTTCCCCATTTTTGTTAAGCCTACGAATAACAACTAAAGTAGATGAGATACTGGGTTCTGTGGAACCCTTTCaaattttttctttatattattttcaagcagaaaaaaaacaagcaagaattttaacaaacaaaaaaataaagtacTTAATACAATggaaataattcattcagaaATAGTAAACCAGTCATTCACATGATCTGAAGTGaaaaataagcgggaaatttgaaaaaattacgaaaaaataTAGCGACACACTTGTGTTGGATAGCGCTGTGGTCAGTGCAATAAAACAGTTGGAAATTGTGATAGTGCTGAAAAACTCAGCGCTAAAAcagcctggggagaacactgtaatACTATATATGTTCATGGGAGTAGTGCAACATCATTTCGTACTTCATTGGGTTTGATGGACATGGAAAATTTTTAAGTCATAGAAAAAATATACTAAAGCAGGAGACTACAATGTTTGAtagttattactttatttttCAGGTTACCAGCCTGTTTTGGAAAGGCCAGTGTTTTGAGAGTGATAGCTCATGCATATTTAGTACCCAGATTTGTGAAAACAAGTTTAAAGTCCAGATTAGGAACACAAATATAGCTTTGAAAGGATGTAAGTTGTCATGCACTATCACAGACATTGAATCAACTGAATACTTGGATTGGGATTGCCCTGAAAAGACgatcaaagaaaaaaaacaacctattcaAGCTGATGATGGTGAAATTATTAATCATCAAGGTGCGGCTAAAAGAAAAAGAGGTCGACCAAAAGGAACCACAAAAAGATTATCATTGGGTAAATCACTTGAAAATGACAAAACAACTTTGAACGCTGAAGTCTCACATAATTCTGGGATTGACAATGCGCCAAAAAAATATGGATTGAGAGGAGTTAAATTATCACAGGCTGTAATGAGGGCAGAAATGGGATCAGCATATAAAGAAAAGGAATCTGACAACACTAACAAATGTAGTGATATCCATGAAGAATCTAAAAATCTGGTACAATCAGGTCAGGCAGTGGAAACTGTTGATGTCAGCACAAATAATGAAGAAATTCTCAAAACTGATGTACATGTTGGTGAAGATGAAAATGTTGTTGATGATGATAAGGATGCTGATTACATAGGGAATGATTATGTTGGATATATATCGGAAGATGAGGAGTTTgaacctgtaaatataaaaaggaaATTTGGTTCTCTAGTGACTAAGAATAGACagagaaaaagaattaaaattgaCATTGGTGATGTAAATATTCcaaaatataaaccaaaaactagattttttaaaaacaaaggaTGCAAATATTGTAAAAAACTTTTCTATCATTATATTGGAGTTGAAGAACATGTCAGAAAGTACCATATGAAAGAGCTTGATGTTCAAAGCTACTTGGAAGAATTAAAAAATTTACGAATAGAGAAGTGTGAAATATGCAACAAAACCTTTAACAACAGATATCACTTAATTGAACATGAAAAGAGAACACATTTAGAAAATGCATCAGTCAAATGTTTTAAGTgtaacaaaatctacaaaaatgtgCAAAGTTTGAAAAACCATATTAAAGCTGTACATAGTGTAATAGGTCAGCCATTTGCTTGTCATCTTTGTGCAGCTAAATTTAAGTGGTCAACAACACTTAAACAACACATTGAGGAGATCCATGAAGGGAAAATGAAGGCAGTTTGTAAACACTGTGGAAAGAAATTCCCTCGTCAAAATCTTTTAAATCGTCACATGCGTATACATGGAGTTGACCAATCAAAAAGATTATGTTGCAAACATTGTGGAAGAGGTTTTTGGTATGAACACAACTTACAAAGACACGTTAAAATTATACATGGCCCTCATGAAGAAAATTTTCACTGTTCATACTGTGGTAAAGGTTTTAATATGAAGTCTGCCATGGTGACACATGTACAACAAGTTCACTTTAATATCTTTCCTTATCGTTGTATTGATTGTAATGTTGGGTTTAAACGGTCAAAATTGTATCGCCTGCACATGATGAAAGAACATGCAGTAGTAGACTGTAATGCTTTAAAGACGAACGTAAGACATTTCAAATATGGAAAAACAGAAGAGGACTTGTTTTATTGTTCACACTGTAGTTTAAGTTTCTGTTATAAGACTAAAATGGTTGAACATATGCATTCTGCTCATGGAGAAGACTTTCCATACATGTGTACCCACTGTAATCAAGGATTTTTAGAGAAATCTTTTCTCAGTCACCATTTGCTGATGGCACATAATGAAATATTGCCTGCTGGTGAAACTCAGGAGGAAGAGAAAAATAGGTTTCAGATGGTAACCATTGATATCAATGGACAAAAGAAAGACTTGGAAGTAGAATCATTTAATTTACCTCAACCTGTTGTTATTGAGAAGGTATTTATAGTTAAAATAGTATTCAAACTTCACAATTAATTATCTCAAATAAATATGTAAGAGTAGAAGGAAATTCTGGGTATTTTGTCTGTAAGAAAGCAAGATAACacaagttttcaaaataaaaaagatatctaTAAGTTTCTATTCTGCCTTTCTTGATCATGATTGGAAGGCATCTTTACCATATCAGGCAAGCTGTATATCGCCAAGAGTCAAGAAGTTAAAAATTTGTTACAGTTAGAATCAAGAATCTTATACTACACCAAAACAAAGTTCTTAATGGCATGAATCCCCTGCATGATTGACAAAATAATAAGTGGACAGCTACAACCGCTCACTAGATTCAATACATTGGTCTCTCAGAAACAAATAAACAGCAGCCACATAATTTGgtctacattgtacatgtaagcATCTTGAAAAACCTGACCATGTACATGGTCTTGTGCCACTTGGTGAAAGTCACATTGTTATACGTccgcaaaaaataaaaaaaatttggtcgtatattggtatcccGTCGGCGTTGGTGTCAGCGTCATCCGAAGACGGAttgtttcaggataataacttttgaataaattataagtaaaaagaaatcaagaaaattttaacacaatgtttatatgttaaccacaaaaggaagcttgggattgattttgggggttatggtcccaaaggttaaggaattaggggcccaaaggagcatgtatctagtttcaggacaaaaagttgtttattagtatttcaattgttctgaaattgtaccacaatgtttaatacgataagtagaaggttgggatttattttaaggggttaTTGGGTAAATAGTCGTGGAAATAAggaccaaaacaagcatttttctagtttcaagacaataacttgtgtgtaactgtatggatctctctgacattgtaccacaagttttcatataacacagggaaggctgggattcagtttggggttaattttccTAAATATGTAGGagaaggggccaaaaaagggtcaaaaagaagcatttttatagtttacagacaataacttgtgcaTGGAGCTCTAAAAAATGTTCAAGATGGTTCAATACctttaaaggaaggttgggattgattttgggggttattgtcCTAAtagtgtaggaattaggggcaaagaagggggcccaaaataataattttcgttgttttcaaataaacacttatgtttaagtgtatgaatctctctgaaattaaaccacaagtttccTTACCATGAAGGGATgtttagtattgactttggggggttatggctcaaaatggtTCAGATTAGGGTCAAAACATTAACATACAATGTGGGGTATGtttggatttacctcccttacactacttgtatataatgtataaagaaatattaggttttggactaattgcaaaaaaagggggggtggtagttgttttcaattttttctttcaaatttctcaaattccagaTTTTggaaaagttaaaagaagaaacctttaattgcacaatattgttcaatacatttgtaagatctttgttttgtgtcagaaactcttattatgtcaaaaatttgatcgcaatccaaattcagagctgtatcaagcttgaatgtggtgtccatacttgcccaaactcttcagggttcgacttctgtggttgtataaagctgcgccctgcagagcacctggttatatATTTCATGGTTCCATTGATTTTATAGAACAAATTACTTATAGTTAAGTTAAAACTAAGTTCAGGACTAAGGCAGCCACACATGCCTTAGTGAATGAAATTAAATCTTAGATTTCTCTAAATATTCAATTCTAAATCTTAACtgattttcaaacaaataacagGATTACATATTATGATGAAAGAAAAGAAATGGCATGTCAAATCAATAGGACCAGAACAGGGATTTGTATTGAATTTAAAAGTATAGCATTCTCAAATAAATTAAGCCACTCTGACCTACTTTTCATGTTTCATTGACCTTTTATAGAAGTTTTTATAGTGTCTTTAAGTTTAGATCTCATATACTACATGAACACAGCAAGTCACTTACaatcatatactgtaaattcagaaattattgcgtgcatttattattgcaattttgtcattttagacataAATGCGAtttgaatttttacaattttgagaaaaatcttgtttaattcatataaaatatttcaaaatgcaagtttaaattattgcgtttaccaCTCaatcgcatttttcgcaataattaaaaccttgcaataatttgtgtatttacagtaacagttttaaaaaaatgaaaaaaaaacatttatacataATTAAGTTTACATTGGAATTGcagtaaaatgtatttttattttgtagactGAAGAAGTTGGCAATATTGTTaatgttgaaataaaagaaaatgaaattctGTCTGAAGAAAATGGAGCCCAGTCATTATTCTTTGAAGTATCTAAAGGAGCTGATACAATACATTATGTCATTGAACAATCTGCTAATGGTGATCCAACAATTTTACCTCAGGAACTAGCAAACTTACTTCTGGCTGCTGAACAATCTCTACAAGGTGCTAACGAAGAAAGTACTGATGATACACAGTTATTGTCACATGACCATGAAGTTACTGATAGTACTCAAATTATAACTGTACCTTCATTGAAAATTGATGAAGTTGATTGTGTCGAAGAAAATGTATGAAGAtctgaaaattgttttaattgatgaacatttttttaagttcaacatataaacatgttttgtacttaaaaccATTCCACTTCTGTATTATTCCCTTGCATTTTA includes:
- the LOC143067753 gene encoding uncharacterized protein LOC143067753, which translates into the protein MKRGRCFVNSIELNLPFSILKEITSKNEHEDVTSLFWKGQCFESDSSCIFSTQICENKFKVQIRNTNIALKGCKLSCTITDIESTEYLDWDCPEKTIKEKKQPIQADDGEIINHQGAAKRKRGRPKGTTKRLSLGKSLENDKTTLNAEVSHNSGIDNAPKKYGLRGVKLSQAVMRAEMGSAYKEKESDNTNKCSDIHEESKNLVQSGQAVETVDVSTNNEEILKTDVHVGEDENVVDDDKDADYIGNDYVGYISEDEEFEPVNIKRKFGSLVTKNRQRKRIKIDIGDVNIPKYKPKTRFFKNKGCKYCKKLFYHYIGVEEHVRKYHMKELDVQSYLEELKNLRIEKCEICNKTFNNRYHLIEHEKRTHLENASVKCFKCNKIYKNVQSLKNHIKAVHSVIGQPFACHLCAAKFKWSTTLKQHIEEIHEGKMKAVCKHCGKKFPRQNLLNRHMRIHGVDQSKRLCCKHCGRGFWYEHNLQRHVKIIHGPHEENFHCSYCGKGFNMKSAMVTHVQQVHFNIFPYRCIDCNVGFKRSKLYRLHMMKEHAVVDCNALKTNVRHFKYGKTEEDLFYCSHCSLSFCYKTKMVEHMHSAHGEDFPYMCTHCNQGFLEKSFLSHHLLMAHNEILPAGETQEEEKNRFQMVTIDINGQKKDLEVESFNLPQPVVIEKTEEVGNIVNVEIKENEILSEENGAQSLFFEVSKGADTIHYVIEQSANGDPTILPQELANLLLAAEQSLQGANEESTDDTQLLSHDHEVTDSTQIITVPSLKIDEVDCVEENV